The following are from one region of the Candidatus Dadabacteria bacterium genome:
- the ychF gene encoding redox-regulated ATPase YchF encodes MGLRCGIVGLPNVGKSTLFNALTNADADASNFPFCTIDPNIGVVGVPDPRLYAISDIVKPPKTVPASIEIVDIAGLVKGASEGKGRGNAFLSHIREVDLILHVVRCFEDENVVHVEEGIDAIRDIHTIEDELILKDLETVEKREERLANQSKSGDRDIIRELETVRSLREFIETGRRARDFPGGEECADTMRELFLLSSKPVIYVCNVSEDEVSGTEGNVEVQKVREHASGAGDDVIIVSAKIEAEISELGDEEKAVFLEELGLCDSGLDRLVNCAYSNLGLLTYFTTGPKEVRAWTVKRGTKAPQAAGIIHSDFERGFIRAETISYEDYVREGSEQMVREAGKMRLEGKDYEVCDGDVMFFRFNV; translated from the coding sequence ATGGGACTTCGATGCGGAATAGTGGGACTCCCGAACGTCGGGAAGTCGACTCTTTTTAACGCGCTTACAAACGCGGACGCGGACGCCTCCAACTTCCCTTTCTGCACTATAGATCCTAACATAGGGGTGGTCGGGGTTCCGGACCCCAGACTTTATGCCATCTCGGATATCGTAAAACCCCCGAAGACCGTCCCCGCAAGCATAGAGATCGTTGACATCGCGGGGCTCGTGAAGGGAGCTTCTGAGGGAAAGGGCAGGGGAAACGCTTTTCTCTCCCATATAAGGGAAGTGGATCTAATACTTCACGTAGTCAGATGTTTTGAGGATGAAAACGTTGTTCACGTTGAGGAGGGAATTGACGCCATCCGCGATATCCACACGATCGAGGACGAACTTATCCTCAAGGACCTCGAAACGGTTGAGAAAAGGGAGGAAAGACTCGCGAATCAGTCTAAAAGCGGGGACAGGGACATAATCAGGGAGCTTGAGACGGTAAGATCTCTTAGAGAATTTATCGAGACGGGGAGGCGCGCGCGTGATTTTCCCGGCGGAGAGGAATGTGCGGATACTATGCGGGAGCTTTTTCTTCTGAGTTCAAAGCCTGTTATCTATGTATGTAACGTATCGGAGGACGAAGTTTCGGGGACCGAAGGAAATGTGGAGGTTCAGAAGGTGAGGGAGCACGCGAGCGGCGCGGGAGATGATGTTATCATTGTTTCGGCCAAGATAGAGGCCGAGATATCCGAACTTGGGGACGAGGAGAAGGCGGTTTTTCTGGAGGAGCTCGGGCTTTGCGACTCCGGTCTTGACAGGCTTGTTAACTGCGCGTACTCGAATCTCGGGCTTCTTACCTATTTCACCACGGGGCCGAAAGAAGTAAGGGCGTGGACGGTCAAGCGGGGAACCAAGGCGCCCCAGGCTGCCGGGATTATCCACAGCGATTTCGAAAGGGGCTTCATAAGGGCCGAGACCATATCCTACGAGGACTACGTGAGGGAAGGTTCCGAGCAGATGGTAAGGGAAGCCGGAAAAATGAGGCTTGAGGGAAAGGATTACGAGGTCTGCGACGGGGACGTCATGTTTTTCAGGTTCAACGTCTGA
- a CDS encoding quinone-dependent dihydroorotate dehydrogenase translates to MIYKTFLRPVLDRLDSETWHHNVKELMHLCEFSGLTLRLLEFAASGGARVRDKRLGVTVAGVPFENPLIVGAGWDKTGKALRALYSLGFAGVEVGSVVERPQRGNPKPRQFMVTPDVCLNSLGLNSPGMDAVLENLRWYGRLDTPVGINLGINSDTSHEDAPRAYAAVARKFRSDAAYFAINVSSPNTPGLRKLQDGGRLGEIICAVTESLVDSSGVGKPLFVKISPDLSLEAIDDLLRVVIDSGISGVIATNTSDNRALKAKYGAKWEGLPGGISGNDPEYRSLSTSIISHIYRTTGGELEIIGVGGVCDTASALEKLCAGARALQVVTGLRGEGLSVANLINRGLLRFMDKNGISDISEITGSDHR, encoded by the coding sequence ATGATCTATAAAACTTTTCTAAGGCCGGTTCTTGACCGTCTCGATTCAGAAACGTGGCACCATAACGTAAAGGAACTCATGCACCTCTGCGAGTTCTCGGGCCTCACTTTGAGACTCCTTGAGTTCGCCGCAAGCGGCGGGGCTAGGGTCAGGGACAAGAGACTTGGCGTTACGGTCGCCGGGGTGCCTTTTGAGAACCCGCTTATCGTGGGCGCCGGATGGGACAAGACCGGGAAAGCGCTTCGAGCGCTTTACTCTCTTGGGTTTGCGGGAGTCGAGGTGGGTTCGGTCGTCGAGAGGCCCCAGAGGGGAAATCCCAAGCCCAGGCAGTTCATGGTAACCCCCGATGTGTGCCTTAATTCTCTTGGCCTTAACAGCCCGGGGATGGACGCTGTTTTAGAGAACCTCAGGTGGTATGGCCGTCTCGATACGCCCGTGGGAATAAACCTGGGCATAAACTCTGACACAAGCCATGAAGACGCTCCGCGGGCTTACGCCGCCGTCGCGCGGAAATTCCGTTCCGACGCTGCCTACTTCGCCATAAACGTGAGTTCCCCGAACACCCCGGGGCTCAGGAAGCTTCAGGACGGAGGGCGCCTTGGGGAGATAATATGTGCGGTAACGGAGTCACTCGTGGATTCCTCGGGCGTGGGGAAACCATTATTTGTAAAAATCTCCCCGGATCTTTCCCTGGAGGCGATCGATGACCTCCTTAGGGTCGTGATCGATTCCGGGATTTCGGGCGTAATCGCTACCAATACGAGTGACAACCGGGCCCTCAAGGCGAAATACGGCGCGAAGTGGGAAGGTCTTCCCGGGGGAATAAGCGGAAACGATCCTGAGTACAGGTCGCTTTCAACGTCGATTATTTCCCACATTTACCGTACTACTGGCGGGGAGCTTGAGATAATCGGGGTCGGGGGCGTTTGCGACACCGCTTCTGCGCTTGAGAAGCTTTGTGCGGGCGCAAGAGCCCTCCAGGTGGTTACGGGTCTTCGCGGAGAGGGGCTTTCGGTTGCGAACTTGATAAACAGGGGGCTTCTCCGGTTCATGGATAAAAACGGAATCAGCGACATAAGCGAGATTACAGGTTCCGACCACCGGTGA
- a CDS encoding isocitrate lyase has product MSQLEAEIRKTKRYFSSARFRGITRLYSPRQVVEQRGTIRRDYSIAKNAAGAFYKRLRELFAERKQITSFGPYSPGQAVMMKRKGIEGIYLGGWATSAKGSIGEDQGADLASYPLSQVPDEAAPIVRALLAADKNQRYNRARMTEKERQQTPEIDYSPFIIADADTGHGGDAHVRNLIRRFVEAGVTGYHIEDQKPGTKKCGHQGGKVLVPSDEQIKRLNAARFQLDIMEVPGIIVSRTDAEAATLLDGNGDERDQPFVLGATKLNIPSYKNAYLTILKRIHEKGVKEINGHKLYKISKEVYAETDKWLEETGIASFIDENIEAMKGDTQELETALDSVVTKFVEIWEEESGLSTFGETIETLMEFNMEQGIEFDMTIEQWREFAKTASTKDAMEKADSLGIDYIWDPEISRTPEGYSQVKGGIEYAIAKSLAVAPFADLLWMETKTADLEDARQFADAIHEVFPDKMLAYNLSPSFNWDTTGMTDEEMKKFPEEIGKLGFVFDFITYGGHQIDGMAAEEFATALMQDGMLALARVQRRLRLIDSPYKTPQTHVGGPRMDGALVASSGRTATTKAMGKGSTQFQHLVQTEVSIKLLEEWLEAWTRHYKIEDSFTVELKPHTVGTFVLELDIMNGKGDKVADVIFEILQDRKGEKILTVRDENNFDPALRQKRLATLLHLFLIHRYRTDFVHYVSPTEDNLMQTKGMMRLGIYESVNTEVGHIIVTKVNVEYVKELLSPNRRELKKLIAKKTGRRKKK; this is encoded by the coding sequence ATGAGCCAGTTAGAAGCTGAGATAAGGAAGACGAAAAGGTATTTCTCAAGCGCGCGCTTCAGGGGAATAACCCGTCTTTACTCGCCCCGCCAGGTGGTGGAGCAGAGAGGAACCATAAGAAGGGACTACTCGATCGCGAAAAACGCCGCGGGAGCGTTCTACAAGAGACTCCGCGAGCTTTTCGCCGAGCGAAAGCAGATAACGTCCTTCGGCCCCTATTCGCCCGGCCAAGCGGTCATGATGAAAAGAAAGGGAATAGAGGGCATATATCTCGGCGGATGGGCCACGTCGGCAAAGGGATCGATCGGCGAGGACCAGGGAGCGGATCTCGCGAGCTACCCGCTTAGCCAGGTGCCGGACGAGGCGGCCCCCATAGTGAGGGCACTTCTCGCCGCGGACAAGAACCAGAGATACAACCGCGCAAGGATGACCGAAAAGGAAAGGCAGCAGACGCCCGAGATCGACTACAGCCCCTTCATAATCGCCGATGCGGACACGGGGCACGGCGGCGACGCCCACGTTAGAAACCTTATCAGAAGGTTTGTCGAGGCGGGCGTTACAGGCTATCACATAGAAGACCAGAAGCCCGGAACCAAGAAATGCGGTCACCAGGGCGGAAAGGTTCTCGTGCCTTCCGACGAGCAGATAAAGAGGCTTAACGCCGCCCGGTTCCAGCTCGATATCATGGAAGTGCCGGGAATAATAGTTTCAAGGACCGACGCCGAAGCCGCCACCCTTCTTGACGGAAACGGGGACGAGCGCGACCAGCCGTTTGTCCTGGGAGCAACCAAGCTCAACATCCCAAGCTACAAAAACGCCTACCTTACTATTCTTAAAAGAATCCACGAAAAAGGCGTAAAGGAGATAAACGGCCACAAGCTCTACAAGATAAGCAAAGAGGTCTACGCGGAAACGGACAAGTGGCTTGAGGAAACCGGCATAGCGTCGTTTATTGACGAGAATATAGAAGCAATGAAGGGGGATACCCAGGAGCTTGAAACCGCTTTGGATTCCGTAGTCACCAAGTTCGTCGAGATATGGGAAGAGGAGTCCGGCCTCAGCACCTTCGGCGAAACAATAGAAACGCTAATGGAGTTTAACATGGAGCAGGGCATTGAATTCGATATGACCATCGAGCAGTGGAGGGAGTTTGCCAAGACCGCCTCCACTAAAGACGCCATGGAGAAAGCTGATTCTCTGGGAATCGACTACATATGGGACCCCGAGATTTCAAGAACGCCCGAGGGATATTCCCAGGTAAAAGGCGGAATCGAATACGCGATCGCGAAGTCGCTTGCCGTGGCGCCCTTCGCCGATCTGCTCTGGATGGAGACCAAGACGGCTGACCTTGAGGACGCAAGGCAGTTCGCGGACGCCATCCACGAAGTGTTTCCGGACAAGATGCTTGCCTACAATCTCTCTCCTTCCTTTAACTGGGACACGACGGGAATGACCGACGAGGAAATGAAGAAATTCCCGGAGGAGATAGGGAAGCTCGGCTTCGTGTTCGATTTCATAACCTACGGAGGCCACCAGATCGACGGCATGGCCGCCGAAGAGTTCGCGACCGCGCTCATGCAAGACGGCATGCTCGCCCTAGCGCGCGTGCAGAGAAGGCTGAGGCTCATAGATTCGCCCTACAAGACTCCGCAGACCCATGTCGGAGGACCCCGCATGGACGGAGCGCTCGTGGCAAGTTCGGGAAGAACCGCAACCACGAAGGCCATGGGCAAGGGTTCGACCCAGTTCCAGCACCTAGTTCAGACGGAGGTTTCGATCAAGCTTCTCGAAGAGTGGCTCGAGGCCTGGACAAGGCACTACAAGATTGAAGACAGCTTCACCGTTGAACTCAAGCCTCACACCGTGGGCACTTTCGTGCTTGAACTGGACATCATGAACGGCAAAGGCGATAAGGTGGCAGATGTCATATTCGAGATACTGCAGGACAGAAAGGGAGAGAAGATACTGACGGTGAGGGACGAGAACAATTTTGACCCTGCCCTTCGCCAGAAACGTCTCGCTACCCTGCTTCACCTGTTTTTGATCCACCGCTACAGAACGGATTTCGTGCACTACGTGAGCCCGACAGAGGATAATCTCATGCAGACCAAGGGGATGATGAGGCTTGGGATCTACGAATCGGTTAACACCGAAGTCGGTCACATAATAGTGACGAAGGTGAACGTCGAATACGTGAAGGAACTGCTTAGTCCCAACCGCAGGGAACTCAAGAAGCTTATCGCGAAAAAAACCGGTAGACGCAAAAAGAAGTAA
- a CDS encoding malate synthase, whose translation MGTTLHIRDNIEQSYGDVYTPEALEALEFMAHFNGEQKALMEKRTQRRKRRYESKERITFLDPDSLIPRTNLKIQDARDGKFEGPEIPHDLKTQWIQGTGPAAKPNSPVEKSIRNVAYALLSGADGWMFDGEDALGQISTMSLDNQRNLKLAIARDEVFMKTAEGVAGEMNRWGRDFFGHDIIEDWEKQLDFTTVIFRARGLHLDDRHIRDADGVALSASVVDMTLFVVNNYKELAKRNSSIVLYLPKIQTAEEAALWNEMLSALEGHIGLPEGTIKVYVLIEQLEETFQLMEIRAVLGKHFAGFNTGRWDYINSVSDAMAWDEDFVNPNIESITMTYGYMRNYEDRVRRAVNTPDVNGNFALWQGGMEPNIPVGSKEGVESSMEKAYAGAVREQQEGASGKWVAHWKMVHIIRPVWEKVGEENQLGREFPPLTYTQEDADGLILLEPAPRTIRGARNLLSVGLQYGNAFGQGFQAAALKPADFFGNDDILYLMEDAATGEIRLSILWEWIHKGAELTEDDPETGLKAGDTFTVEVFERLLEEEYAKLQAASDRDVHDISKPTTLPIAKQIVRAYVLDDVKVPWYIDLLNINLNNHDHEVASQRIELYMTEFAGNDTRITENLDFVI comes from the coding sequence ATGGGCACCACGCTGCACATAAGAGACAACATCGAGCAATCCTACGGGGACGTGTACACGCCGGAGGCGCTGGAGGCCCTTGAATTCATGGCCCACTTCAACGGCGAGCAGAAGGCCCTCATGGAAAAAAGGACCCAGAGAAGAAAAAGGCGCTATGAATCCAAGGAAAGAATAACTTTTCTTGATCCAGATTCTCTTATCCCGCGCACCAATCTCAAGATCCAGGACGCAAGGGACGGAAAATTCGAGGGGCCGGAGATTCCCCACGACCTCAAAACACAGTGGATACAGGGAACGGGCCCAGCGGCAAAACCGAACTCCCCGGTTGAGAAAAGCATAAGAAACGTCGCCTACGCCCTTCTCTCGGGCGCGGACGGGTGGATGTTCGACGGCGAGGACGCCCTGGGGCAGATATCAACGATGTCCCTTGACAATCAGCGTAATCTAAAGCTCGCAATCGCGAGGGACGAAGTGTTCATGAAAACCGCGGAAGGCGTGGCCGGGGAAATGAACAGGTGGGGACGGGATTTCTTCGGACACGACATAATCGAGGACTGGGAAAAGCAGCTTGACTTCACCACCGTTATTTTCAGGGCGAGGGGACTTCATCTGGACGACCGCCACATACGCGACGCCGATGGCGTAGCGCTTTCGGCTTCCGTGGTCGACATGACACTCTTTGTCGTTAACAACTACAAGGAGCTTGCCAAGAGAAACTCATCCATAGTCCTTTACCTGCCTAAGATCCAGACCGCCGAGGAAGCCGCGCTATGGAACGAGATGCTCAGCGCCCTTGAGGGCCACATCGGGCTTCCCGAAGGCACGATAAAGGTATACGTGCTTATAGAGCAGCTCGAGGAAACCTTTCAGCTGATGGAGATAAGGGCAGTTTTGGGCAAGCACTTCGCCGGGTTTAACACCGGCAGGTGGGATTACATAAACAGCGTCTCAGATGCCATGGCGTGGGATGAGGATTTCGTTAACCCGAACATAGAGTCAATCACCATGACCTACGGATACATGAGAAACTACGAGGACCGCGTGAGAAGGGCCGTAAACACCCCGGACGTAAACGGGAACTTTGCGCTCTGGCAGGGAGGCATGGAACCTAACATACCGGTGGGGTCGAAAGAGGGGGTCGAGAGCAGCATGGAGAAGGCCTACGCGGGGGCCGTAAGGGAGCAGCAGGAAGGAGCAAGCGGCAAATGGGTTGCCCACTGGAAGATGGTTCACATAATAAGGCCCGTCTGGGAGAAGGTCGGCGAGGAGAACCAGCTCGGAAGGGAGTTCCCTCCCCTTACCTACACCCAGGAGGACGCAGACGGCCTCATACTTCTTGAGCCCGCCCCGAGAACGATAAGGGGGGCGCGCAACCTGCTTAGCGTCGGACTTCAGTACGGAAACGCATTCGGCCAAGGATTCCAGGCCGCGGCACTTAAGCCCGCCGACTTCTTCGGAAACGACGACATCCTCTACCTGATGGAGGACGCCGCGACCGGGGAGATAAGGCTCAGCATACTCTGGGAGTGGATCCACAAGGGAGCGGAACTCACCGAGGACGACCCCGAGACGGGGCTTAAGGCCGGGGACACGTTCACCGTCGAGGTCTTCGAGAGGCTTCTTGAAGAAGAATACGCAAAGCTCCAGGCGGCAAGCGACAGGGACGTCCACGACATCTCTAAGCCCACTACCCTTCCGATAGCAAAGCAGATAGTGAGAGCCTACGTGCTTGACGACGTAAAGGTGCCGTGGTACATAGACCTGCTCAACATAAACCTAAACAACCACGACCACGAGGTGGCCTCGCAGAGAATCGAACTCTACATGACGGAGTTCGCGGGCAATGACACGAGAATCACCGAGAACCTCGATTTCGTAATCTAG